ACCAGTCGGGTCAGGGTCGGCGGTGCGCCGCGTTTGTCCTGGCGGCCGAGCCAGTCCGGGTCCGGCGTCAGGTAGAAGAACGCCGCCGGTTCGATCAGCGAACCCACGGACACCGGCAGCACCGGGCGCGGCAGGCCGGCCTTGGTGCACTCGGTGTCGACCACCGCCAGATCAGTCAGCGATGGGTTTTGCAGGACGTAGAACACCGGGCGACTGCGGTCGAGGTTGAGGGTGAACGACGACTGGTTGATCGTCTCGGAGCGAACCCAGAGATACAACAGTCGGCGCAAGGTGCCAAACACAAGACGGCGGAACGGGGAACGGGTCATACGGCTTCTGCGTGAGTGGATAAACCGAGCGTTTGCTCGGGCGGTCGATAGTGTGCCGGATTCATGGAAAATCGGCAAAAAAGCGGCGAAGTAATCTCCTGTTGAGAGTTTTGCCGCCTGTCATATACTCGGCGGTCTGTCGCCGGGGCCCTTTTATGGACGTCGGACGCAGGCTGACGTTCCGCAAAGGCTTTCCTGCGAAAAGCCTGTTCAATAATAAAAAAGGAGTATGAACAGATGGCAACACGTGAGACCGGCAACGTGAAGTGGTTCAACGACGCCAAGGGCTACGGCTTCATTCAGCGCGAAGACGGGGTGGACGTGTTCGTGCACTACCGCGCGATCCGCGGCGAAGGCCACCGTTCGCTGACCGAGGGTCAGCAGGTTGAATACGCGGTGGTGGAAGGGCAGAAGGGCTTGCAGGCTGAAGACGTTGTAGGCCTGTAACGCAAATCTTCAGGACACCAAAAACACTGTGGGAGCGAGCTTGCTCGCGATGGGGCCCTTTCAGTCAACATTGATGTTGAATGTCCGACCGCAATCGCGAGCAAGCTCGCTCCCACAGGTTTTGTGCATTGTCTGTTACGCAGTTTTCCAGGTGAT
The window above is part of the Pseudomonas fluorescens genome. Proteins encoded here:
- a CDS encoding cold shock domain-containing protein, with translation MATRETGNVKWFNDAKGYGFIQREDGVDVFVHYRAIRGEGHRSLTEGQQVEYAVVEGQKGLQAEDVVGL